The nucleotide window GGCAGTGCGGCCCTCTGGACGGATCTTGTACTGATCAGGCTGGCGGCGAACAGGAGGACCGCCCCCGTATAGAAAGGGGTTCGCAGTCCGAAGGCGTGGGCGGTGAAGCCGGCTGCCACGGCACCCAGTGCGGTGCCACTACCGATGACCATCTGGTAGGCCATGGCCACGCGCCCCAGCAGTTCGGCAGGCACAAGTGACTGGCGCAGCGACACCGCAGTGACGTTCCATGCCAGGCTCGCCGCTCCGTATGCGGCGATCCCCATGCCGGCTATGGGCCCGGAGGTCGCAGCGCCTGCGGCGGCGGCAGCGATGGCAGTGCCCACAGCGGTCAACCTGAGGACCCGTGGAGTGCCGAAGCGTGCGGTGAGGCGTGGGGTCGACATTGCCCCGACCACGCCGCCGAGCGCGAAGGAGGCGACCAGCAGGGCGAAGCCTAGATCGCTCAGGCCAAGAGTTTGCCGGGCGTAGAGCACCAGGATGGCGATCAAGCCTCCGCCGACGAGGTTGGTGATCCCGGATGCCAGGCAGAGCCGGCGCAGCAAGTGGTGCCGCCAGAGCCACCGGACCCCCTCGGTCGTGTCACGGCGCAGGGCCGTCCACGTCTTCGGTGCCGGCTGGGAACGGGGCTGGAAGTTCCCGCGGAGGATGAATACCAGTGCGGCAGCGGTGGCGAAGGACACCGCGTCGACGGCGAAGGGTAGTGCGGTGGCGATGCCGAACAGCAGCGCGCCCAGCGGCGTTCCGAGCAGAGTGTCGGTGATCAGGGAGCTTGCTTGCAGACGCGCGTTGGCCCGGGTGAGCCCGCTGGGTGCAACCAGTGCAGGGACCATGCCCGCCCAGGCGCCGCTGTAGAGCGTCTGCCCACAGCCGAGCAGGAAGGCGACGAGACTCAGGAGCGGAATCGTCACCATGTCGGCTGCCACCGCCGCGGCGAGCGCCCCGACAAGCAAGGCCCGGGCCGCGTCGACGAGCCACAGGATGCGGCGGCGGTCGAACCGGTCCGCCAGAACACCGGAGAGCAGGCCGAGGAGCAGCCAGGGCAGCTGCTCCGCCAAGGACACCATCGCGATCTGCCGCGGATCGGCGGTCAGTTGCGCCGCGAGGAGCGGCAGAGCAACGAAGCTCATGCCGTCACCGAGGCTGGATACCGTGATCGAGGCCCAAACCCGATTGAAGCTCGGCCCGAGTCGTGTGCGGGGTATCCCCCTACCGAATAACATGAACTAGACTCTGGTTCTGGTTTTGGAAGGTGTCAAGGAGTCAGATGGCTGAGCAAGTCCACACACCACAACAACAGCGCAGCCGGGAGAAGGTGGCCCTCATTCTTGAGGCGACGGCCAGGCTGCTGGAGACGACTTCCTACGACGAGCTGGGCACCAAGCTCATCGCTGCCGAAGCGGGAGTCTCGGTCGGCGTGCTCTACCGGTACTTCGCCGACAAGGAAGCGATCGTCGCCGCCCTGGTCCGGCGCTGGCTTGAGATGGACGTGCGGATCACCGAGCGGATCACCGAGGAGCCCTTGCCGCCGCGCTCGCAGGAGCTGCTGGAGAAGCTGCTCGCCGCCTATGCGGACCGCTTCCGCACGGAGCGCGGCTACCGCCGTGTCTGGTACTACGGGCCGCGTATCGACGCGTTGCGTGCGTACGGCCGGCAGACGGACCTGCAAATCGCCGGGAGTGTGCACAAGGCACTCGTCCGCGGCTATGCGATGCCGGACACCGAGCAGTTCCGGCGACGCGCTCGACTCGCCGTGGAGGTCGGGGGCAACCTGCTCGACCTTGCCTTCCGCGAGAGCGCCGAAGGCGACCCCGAGATCCTCGCCGACGCCGCTCTCATGATGGACCGCTACCTCTTCGCACCGTCTCCCGACTCAGGGTTTCCAGGAATCGGGTGAAGTCGACGTCCAGCTTCGGCCCCTACGCCTCCGGCTGGATACCGAGCTCGTGCGTGGAGTACTCGCCAAACCAGTAGATGTGCTCGGTCAGGTACGGCGAGATGTGGGCCAGATCTTCCGGATCGATCTCTCACCCCGCCTCCAGCAGCTGCCGCACGATCTTCCCCGCCGTACGGCCTGGTGTCGCTGGAAGCCCGTCCTGCCGCTGAACGGTCGAGCAGCGGATGAGATGCGTTTCGCCGGGGTGGCCCTGGTGCGGCGGATTCAGACCCGTGAGCCTGGACGCCGCCGTGCCGGCAGGGTGGTGATGCGTGCGGGTCCGGAGCCCTCATGCACCGCGTGCAGTTCCAGGTCGAGTTCGGCGACGAGGCGACGTAGGGCCGCGGTGATCTCGCGTTCCTTGGACAGTGCGGTCGTGGCATCCGCCAGCTTCTGCTTCAGCTGGGCGTTCTCGTCGGCCAGTGACTGAGCAATCGCAGGTGTGCGCTGTTGGGCTCGAACACGGTACTGGAACTCCTCGACAAGGTCCTTGTGGTCACCGTAGACGACGTCCCGGCGCAGACCAGACTCGCGCAGCAGCTCGGTCACGGTGAGACGACCGGACTCCGATCGCAGCGGGGTGCCTTCCAGGAGGCGGTCGGCGGCTGCTAGGAGCGCGGAGCGTTCGGCGCTGAGGTCTCGGGGACGGCGTGTGGTCATGCCGGAGCTCCTTCGGTGCGGTGCTGCTCGTGGCGGTGGACGAGAGAGGCGACGCGCTCGGCCTGCGCCGCAGCCCGGTCGCGCAGGGGCCTGGGTACCAGTGGATCGGACGCGGTCGCTTCCAGGGAGCGGAGATCTTGCTTGCGTCGGGCGATATCCCGGTCGGTGTAAGCGAGGTTGGTGCAGCTGGACCGGCATTCGCCCTCGTCGGGGCCGACCGGTTCGGGAAGGCCTTGGGCGAGGCCAGAGGCGCGACAAGCGGCTGTCTCAGGGCGCCAAACGCAGGTCATGCCCTCGCCGTGGTGCACCTGGGGGTCCGTACCGGCCAGCAGGCGCGCAGCACTGCGGGGGCTGATGACCGTACGGCCCGGGAAGTCGGCCGTGCCAGTGATTCTGCGGCGGTACTCGTCGGCGGACGGTCCGCTGACGTGCTCGTCTGCCGCGAGCCGCTGGGCGTCATCGGTGATCTGCTCCAGGACGAGCTCGAGCTTCTCGACGGCGACGTCCTGGAGCCACTCGGTGTCCGGTGCGCCCGCGTAGTTGAGTGTCACCTTGGTGTCGACGTGACCGTACTGGAGGGCGGCGGCGATCAGCCCTCGCGGGCGGCGGACGATGAACCGGGCCAGAGTGCGGCGGAAGCGGCTGGCGTTCAGGTTCCCGGCGGGGTCATTGGGGATGGGCGCGCTGCCGTCTACGCGGCGGACGGTCTGGTTCACCCAGGCAGCGAAGTCGGCGATATCCCGGTTGATCGAGTGACAGGTACGGGCGTGCGTTGTGGACGGACGGACGGAGCCCGCGCGGAGCTGCGCCGGGAAGAGGTAGGGCTGGTCGTGCAGGGACTCCAGCAGGGCGATGGCCTCGTGCACGACACCGACGACCACCCACGGGCGTGTGGGTTCGGCTGATTCCGGGGTGTCCGGGGCGCGGTCGTAGCCCTTGCCTCGGTGGCCCTGGACGACGAGCTGCCCAGTCGCCTCGTCCGTGCCGCGGCAGCCGCGACGCAGCGCCAGTACCTCGCCGGGGCGCATTCCGGAGAGATAGCAAACGACGGTGAACAGGGCCCCGGTCAGGCGACGCCACAGTCCGGGCAGCTCCCCGACGCTGAGGGGAGTATCACGCCAGGGGCGTCCCTGGACCTGCCCTGTGATGGCGCCAACCGTACTCTGCGGGGCGACGTCCAAACCCTGCTGAGCCAGCCACCGCTTCTGGGCCAGGCTGAATGCGCCCTTGTCGTCCAGACCGACGAGGCGGAGCACATGACCGTAGTTGATCTGGGAACCGTTGGGGCCAGGGCCCCCAGGCAGAGGAGTGCCGGTCCGACCGCAGAAGTCCGCATAGGTGCGAAGGCGGGGTCCTGCGGTTCCGGAGTAGATGGCTTGGGAGGGGTGCTCTCCCTGGCAGAGTTGGACGTACTCGTGCCAGGCGTCGCGGATGTCCGGACCGATCTGCTCCACCATGAGCAGTGACCAGGCGAGCAGCGCCTCCATCGTGTCGTCGTGGATACGGGGGCGCTTGTTCTCGCCGCTCGCCGCCCGGAGGCCGACGAGCTGGTTGGCGGTG belongs to Streptomyces sp. NBC_01244 and includes:
- a CDS encoding integrase, translating into MTYPAHLPVPVPAIPVHVPWPDDDVPVLRNRPVRLGTDTARLSHFGDDVWNIRPAHRDAHTDVGNLNLHVFPEALRQQFRAVLLAALDHPQPVEPGGRQRSAEYIGIGSMPVLVRDLRLFAHWMHSQNLGQIGEVTDHDLDAYVRHVIGTTTSPRQKANALSAVRTLWLFRDVLPTPCRLTTGFPWTGTTANQLVGLRAASGENKRPRIHDDTMEALLAWSLLMVEQIGPDIRDAWHEYVQLCQGEHPSQAIYSGTAGPRLRTYADFCGRTGTPLPGGPGPNGSQINYGHVLRLVGLDDKGAFSLAQKRWLAQQGLDVAPQSTVGAITGQVQGRPWRDTPLSVGELPGLWRRLTGALFTVVCYLSGMRPGEVLALRRGCRGTDEATGQLVVQGHRGKGYDRAPDTPESAEPTRPWVVVGVVHEAIALLESLHDQPYLFPAQLRAGSVRPSTTHARTCHSINRDIADFAAWVNQTVRRVDGSAPIPNDPAGNLNASRFRRTLARFIVRRPRGLIAAALQYGHVDTKVTLNYAGAPDTEWLQDVAVEKLELVLEQITDDAQRLAADEHVSGPSADEYRRRITGTADFPGRTVISPRSAARLLAGTDPQVHHGEGMTCVWRPETAACRASGLAQGLPEPVGPDEGECRSSCTNLAYTDRDIARRKQDLRSLEATASDPLVPRPLRDRAAAQAERVASLVHRHEQHRTEGAPA
- a CDS encoding TetR/AcrR family transcriptional regulator — protein: MAEQVHTPQQQRSREKVALILEATARLLETTSYDELGTKLIAAEAGVSVGVLYRYFADKEAIVAALVRRWLEMDVRITERITEEPLPPRSQELLEKLLAAYADRFRTERGYRRVWYYGPRIDALRAYGRQTDLQIAGSVHKALVRGYAMPDTEQFRRRARLAVEVGGNLLDLAFRESAEGDPEILADAALMMDRYLFAPSPDSGFPGIG
- a CDS encoding MFS transporter, with the translated sequence MSFVALPLLAAQLTADPRQIAMVSLAEQLPWLLLGLLSGVLADRFDRRRILWLVDAARALLVGALAAAVAADMVTIPLLSLVAFLLGCGQTLYSGAWAGMVPALVAPSGLTRANARLQASSLITDTLLGTPLGALLFGIATALPFAVDAVSFATAAALVFILRGNFQPRSQPAPKTWTALRRDTTEGVRWLWRHHLLRRLCLASGITNLVGGGLIAILVLYARQTLGLSDLGFALLVASFALGGVVGAMSTPRLTARFGTPRVLRLTAVGTAIAAAAAGAATSGPIAGMGIAAYGAASLAWNVTAVSLRQSLVPAELLGRVAMAYQMVIGSGTALGAVAAGFTAHAFGLRTPFYTGAVLLFAASLISTRSVQRAALPSRGAVPERRTR